In Aegilops tauschii subsp. strangulata cultivar AL8/78 chromosome 3, Aet v6.0, whole genome shotgun sequence, one genomic interval encodes:
- the LOC109770013 gene encoding uncharacterized protein, which produces MAPQSTDLEWSESDTLPAMSEKAETRRREKMMTMAEKVPEMVVQTLVDKAVNRAVSFVFGLRGEKHSQEDLMKRLVTAHDDLELKFERTNRLPITETALLRRRMEIKQAFRECHDLLSNLELQQDEGAPSPPKKAKSLFALGTNKNLLRSSDVAKFERSVEKADRLLRDLKDGFTLAQYRFYLSPLVTKLLQGRALWYKEEQGSQGRCLMVHTCPSEEHGMLAMLGFKHEDLKRPMAYVYFTVTLRLTEGTDIIGMTAECLKSLQSLGPQFTPLVDLAVGEIAEISSQVLVSPWPWQYTKVDLAKLGRISRQDPFCCKADGIYSCENKVVPSELTRRFPESVIAMGFNCHISAPRSSSTRTRAHRNTHPYLTLTISCTPHCSNAVLSDRSLQQAEEAIQTEAIESFVQKPDEPYKMYWFSAHGCAKFIVSKPVVETSTSNTQRVSEEKPAHQKHLPPPSCAPSRRELPAFMSL; this is translated from the exons ATGGCACCCCAGTCGACGGATTTGGAGTGGTCGGAGTCTGATACGCTGCCTGCAATGTCAGAGAAGGCCGAAACTCGCCGGAG GGAAAAAATGATGACAATGGCGGAGAAAGTGCCGGAGATGGTGGTCCAGACACTTGTGGACAAAGCCGTGAATAGAGCCGTCTCCTTCGTGTTCGGACTCCGCGGGGAGAAGCACTCTCAGGAGGACCTCATGAAGAGGCTGGTGACCGCGCATGACGACCTGGAGCTGAAATTTGAGAGGACGAACAGGCTGCCCATCACTGAGACGGCATTGCTCCGTCGAAGGATGGAGATCAAACAAGCCTTCCGAGAGTGCCATGACTTGCTCTCCAACCTGGAGCTGCAGCAAGACGAAGGGGCGCCCTCTCCCCCCAAAAAGGCCAAGTCTCTCTTTGCCTTGGGCACAAACAAGAACCTGCTGAGATCCTCGGACGTCGCAAAGTTCGAGCGGTCCGTGGAGAAGGCCGACAGGCTCCTGCGCGACTTGAAGGACGGCTTTACACTTGCCCAGTATAGGTTTTATCTCAGCCCTCTCGTCACAAAGCTTCTTCAAGGGAGGGCGCTCTGGTATAAGGAGGAGCAAGGATCCCAGGGCCGCTGCCTCATGGTGCACACGTGCCCTTCCGAAGAGCATGGTATGCTGGCAATGCTAGGCTTCAAACACGAAGATCTCAAGAGGCCAATGGCATATGTTTACTTCACGGTAACACTGCGGCTAACTGAGGGCACGGACATTATTGGGATGACCGCTGAGTGCCTCAAGTCACTTCAATCACTTGGTCCCCAGTTCACGCCCTTGGTCGATCTAGCGGTCGGGGAAATCGCTGAGATATCTTCACAAGTCCTAGTTTCACCATGGCCGTGGCAATATACGAAGGTTGATCTCGCCAAGTTGGGCAGAATATCCCGTCAAGACCCATTTTGCTGCAAAGCGGATGGGATCTATTCTTGTGAGAACAAGGTCGTTCCATCGGAATTAACACGTAGATTTCCAGAATCAGTCATCGCCATGGGTTTTAACTGCCATATTTCAGCTCCTCGGAGCAGCTCAACTAGAACTAGAGCGCACAGAAACACCCACCCATATCTAACGTTGACCATTAGCTGCACACCCCATTGCTCGAACGCAGTCCTAAGTGACCGGAGTTTGCAGCAAGCAGAGGAGGCGATACAAacagaggcgatcgagtctttCGTCCAAAAACCTGATGAGCCGTATAAAATGTATTGGTTCTCCGCACATGGTTGTGCAAAATTTATAGTATCAAAGCCTGTCGTTGAAACCAGCACATCAAACACTCAGAGAGTGTCAGAAGAGAAACCGGCCCACCAAAAACACCTCCCACCTCCCTCGTGTGCTCCCTCCCGGCGcgagctgcccgcattcatgtcgttGTAG